A window of the Helianthus annuus cultivar XRQ/B chromosome 4, HanXRQr2.0-SUNRISE, whole genome shotgun sequence genome harbors these coding sequences:
- the LOC110937015 gene encoding uncharacterized protein LOC110937015, which produces MKVKVVWRKVRDYVRYDLKEIAFPSSLPDPPHFKKRRKLTWKERYLVLKEATRLYAASWVRDIGPELRPNEYKNKLKSEDEPDRVKGHNGETEPSTLEDLAVAARGGMETLRPALQRVYMTRASAYRDALKSFIQGYQEGIQQVMEKKDDSESHQENNDPKKST; this is translated from the exons ATGAAGGTGAAGGTAGTGTGGAGGAAGGTTCGTgattatgttcgatatgatttGAAAGAAATTGCATTTCCCTCGTCTCTGCCCGATCCCCCTCATTTCAAAAAGAGGAGAAAACTGACATGGAAAGAACGGTATTTG GTGTTGAAGGAAGCAACTAGACTTTATGCTGCAAGCTGGGTACGAGATATAGGTCCCGAGCTGCGTCCGAATGAATACAAGAACAAATTAAAATCAGAAGATGAACCTGATCGCGTTAAAGGTCATAATGGAGAAACAGAACCTTCAACATTGGAGGATCTAG CTGTCGCTGCTCGAGGTGGAATGGAGACACTCAGGCCCGCTTTGCAACGGGTTTACATGACCCGAGCCTCTGCGTATAGAGATGCGTTGAAGAGCTTTATACAAGGTTATCAAGAAGGCATTCAACAAGTCATGGAGAAAAAAGATGACTCTGAATCTCATCAAGAAAACAATGACCCAAAAAAGTCAACTTGA